A single window of Usitatibacter rugosus DNA harbors:
- a CDS encoding amidohydrolase family protein, translated as MIIDCHGHYTTFPKSLQDFRDAQMAAALDRSLPEPKDPVISDEELRETVGNSQLKRMRERGIDFTLFSPRAAGMGHHAGNEATSLRWARISNDLIHRISKIFPESFAGVCQLPQSPGVAPARSIPELERCVGELGFVGCNLNPDASGGYWKDQPLTDRAWYPLYEKLVELEVPAMVHVSASCNPNFHTSGAHYLNGDTTAFMQFLLSDLFRDFPTLRFILPHGGGAVPFHWGRFRGLGLDNGRVLEERLLGNVFFDTCVYDPAGIDYLTRTVPVDNILFASETFGAVTATDPRTGYAFDDTKRHIEAAAHLDDVARAKIYSGNALRVYPRLGRLLAAR; from the coding sequence ATGATCATCGACTGCCACGGCCACTACACGACGTTTCCGAAAAGCCTTCAAGACTTTCGCGACGCGCAGATGGCCGCCGCGCTCGACCGCTCGCTCCCGGAACCGAAGGACCCGGTGATCTCCGACGAAGAGCTGCGCGAGACGGTGGGCAACTCGCAGCTGAAGCGCATGCGCGAGCGCGGCATCGACTTCACGCTCTTCTCGCCGCGGGCCGCGGGGATGGGCCACCACGCGGGGAACGAAGCGACGAGCCTTCGCTGGGCGCGGATCAGCAACGATCTGATCCACCGCATCAGCAAGATCTTTCCGGAGAGCTTCGCCGGCGTGTGCCAGCTGCCGCAGTCTCCGGGCGTGGCCCCGGCGCGCTCGATCCCGGAGCTGGAGCGCTGCGTGGGCGAGCTCGGCTTCGTCGGCTGCAACCTGAATCCCGACGCTTCCGGCGGCTACTGGAAGGACCAGCCGCTCACCGACCGCGCGTGGTATCCCCTGTACGAGAAGCTGGTCGAGCTCGAGGTGCCGGCGATGGTGCACGTGAGCGCCTCGTGCAATCCCAACTTCCACACCTCGGGGGCGCACTACTTGAACGGCGACACGACCGCCTTTATGCAGTTCCTGCTGTCGGACCTGTTCCGCGATTTCCCGACGCTTCGTTTCATCCTTCCGCATGGCGGCGGTGCGGTGCCGTTCCACTGGGGACGCTTCCGCGGGCTCGGCCTCGACAACGGCCGCGTGCTCGAGGAGCGCCTGCTGGGCAACGTGTTCTTCGATACCTGCGTCTACGACCCGGCGGGCATCGACTACCTCACGCGCACCGTGCCGGTGGACAACATCCTCTTCGCCTCGGAAACGTTCGGCGCCGTGACGGCGACCGATCCGCGCACGGGGTACGCGTTCGACGATACCAAGCGCCACATCGAAGCCGCCGCGCATCTCGACGATGTGGCTCGCGCGAAGATCTACTCCGGCAATGCGCTGCGCGTGTATCCACGCCTTGGTCGGTTGCTCGCTGCGCGTTGA
- a CDS encoding 4-carboxy-4-hydroxy-2-oxoadipate aldolase/oxaloacetate decarboxylase → MTTRPDAATLEALKRCGAATIHESQAQRGAVDPAIKPLSPAMRVAGPAFTVKCKPGDNLALHYALVKAQPGDVLVVDYEGFSQSGPWGDVMTLAAKTRGIAGLAIDGTVRDSTSIVEMGFPVFSRGACIKGTNKYQPGAAGIPLVFGGVLVNPGDIIVGDGDGLVVIDQREVAEVLAAAQAREAKEEAVRKRILAGTTTVEILGVQDLLVKYGMT, encoded by the coding sequence ATGACCACTCGACCCGACGCAGCGACCCTCGAGGCGCTCAAGCGCTGCGGTGCCGCGACCATCCACGAATCGCAGGCCCAGCGCGGTGCGGTCGACCCGGCCATCAAGCCGCTGTCGCCGGCCATGCGCGTCGCGGGCCCGGCGTTCACCGTGAAGTGCAAGCCCGGCGACAACCTGGCGCTGCACTACGCGCTGGTGAAGGCGCAACCCGGCGACGTGCTCGTGGTGGACTACGAGGGCTTCTCGCAGTCGGGGCCGTGGGGCGACGTGATGACGCTCGCGGCCAAGACCCGCGGGATCGCCGGCCTCGCGATCGACGGCACGGTGCGCGACTCGACCTCGATCGTCGAGATGGGCTTTCCGGTCTTCTCGCGCGGAGCCTGCATCAAGGGCACGAACAAGTACCAGCCGGGCGCCGCGGGCATTCCGCTCGTCTTCGGCGGCGTGCTCGTGAATCCGGGCGACATCATCGTGGGCGACGGCGACGGCCTGGTGGTGATCGACCAGCGCGAAGTGGCCGAGGTGCTCGCGGCCGCGCAGGCGCGCGAGGCGAAGGAGGAGGCCGTGCGCAAGCGCATCCTCGCGGGGACCACGACGGTGGAGATCCTGGGCGTCCAGGACCTCCTCGTGAAATACGGAATGACCTGA
- a CDS encoding outer membrane protein: protein MKRVVTTAILLAASPVALAAGPWDATFAFQVSAFRADANTTVRIDSNTGRPGTSFSLESDLGVDRTKTLPQIDFIWRASQHHGLEGSYVKLDRSGTRTINGEIVFRDTVYPVNTQVDSQFESEVWRLAYRYSFINDSGNELAVLLGAHYTNLKVGLNGQAGSVNESAAVDFPLPTIGLRGGWRFADNLRLAGFIQFLKLKVGDYDGSLVNASGGIEWAFHPNFYVGAGYVYYKYELDSEKDNVKGKFDYRFDGPVIYGAWAF, encoded by the coding sequence ATGAAGCGCGTGGTGACGACAGCAATCCTTCTCGCGGCCAGTCCGGTCGCGCTCGCGGCGGGCCCTTGGGATGCGACCTTTGCGTTCCAGGTGAGCGCTTTCCGCGCCGACGCCAATACCACGGTCCGCATCGACTCGAACACCGGGCGGCCCGGAACTTCGTTCTCGCTGGAAAGCGACCTCGGCGTGGACCGCACGAAGACCCTGCCGCAGATCGATTTCATCTGGCGGGCGTCGCAGCACCATGGCCTCGAAGGCTCGTACGTGAAGCTCGACCGCAGCGGCACCCGCACGATCAACGGCGAGATCGTCTTCCGCGACACGGTCTATCCGGTCAACACCCAGGTGGACTCGCAATTCGAATCGGAAGTGTGGCGCCTGGCCTATCGCTATTCGTTCATCAACGACTCGGGCAACGAGCTCGCCGTGCTCCTCGGAGCGCACTACACGAACCTGAAGGTGGGCCTGAACGGCCAGGCGGGCTCGGTCAACGAATCCGCGGCGGTCGATTTCCCGCTGCCCACGATCGGCCTTCGCGGCGGCTGGAGGTTCGCGGACAACCTTCGCCTCGCCGGCTTCATCCAGTTCCTGAAGCTCAAGGTCGGCGACTACGACGGCAGTCTCGTCAATGCCTCGGGCGGCATCGAGTGGGCGTTCCACCCGAACTTCTACGTCGGCGCGGGCTACGTGTACTACAAGTACGAGCTCGATTCCGAGAAGGACAACGTGAAGGGCAAGTTCGACTACCGCTTCGACGGCCCGGTCATCTACGGCGCCTGGGCGTTCTGA
- a CDS encoding Crp/Fnr family transcriptional regulator, whose product METLNELLSASLWARSLTPAQLERVEAETQVREFAAGAFVCRKGEPVEQWIGVVDGLVKMTSVGPSGKTTTFTGVTSGGWFGEGSLLKDRTRKYDIETLRASRIALMPRATFTWLLDTDLGFNRFLLMQLNERLGQFISVVEQDRLLEPDARVARSLAGLFNPLLYPDQAADIQISQEEIGYLSGVSRQRVNQALQVLEKAGLVRPAYGGISIVDLEGLRRFGE is encoded by the coding sequence GTGGAGACCCTGAATGAACTGCTGAGCGCCTCGTTGTGGGCGCGATCCCTGACGCCGGCGCAGCTGGAGCGCGTCGAGGCGGAGACGCAGGTCCGCGAGTTCGCGGCGGGTGCGTTCGTCTGTCGAAAGGGAGAGCCCGTCGAGCAGTGGATCGGCGTTGTCGATGGCCTCGTGAAGATGACGAGCGTCGGGCCCAGCGGAAAGACCACGACCTTCACCGGCGTCACGAGCGGCGGCTGGTTCGGCGAGGGCTCGCTGCTGAAGGACCGGACGCGCAAGTACGACATCGAGACGCTGCGCGCGAGCCGCATCGCGCTGATGCCGCGCGCCACGTTCACGTGGCTCCTCGATACCGACCTCGGCTTCAACCGCTTCCTGCTCATGCAGCTGAACGAGCGGCTCGGGCAGTTCATCTCGGTGGTGGAGCAGGATCGCCTGCTCGAGCCCGACGCGCGGGTCGCCCGTTCGCTCGCGGGACTCTTCAATCCCCTGCTCTATCCGGACCAGGCGGCCGACATCCAGATCTCGCAGGAGGAGATCGGGTACCTGTCGGGGGTTTCGCGCCAGCGCGTGAACCAGGCGCTGCAGGTGCTGGAGAAGGCGGGCCTGGTGCGGCCCGCCTACGGGGGAATCTCGATCGTGGATCTCGAGGGGCTGCGGCGCTTCGGGGAGTGA
- a CDS encoding AMP-dependent synthetase/ligase has protein sequence MTAIGVERTFPRLLLRHARERGDKPAIREKDLGIWQSWSWAEVRDEVEWLACGLAQAGLTRGQHLAVIGANRPRLYWALSAAQALGAIPVPFYEDAPSSEMTYVFQDAQIGFAIVEDQEQADKLFEILPQCPHLKRIWYDEPRGLKHYDQPELASYESLRERGREFAKANPAFFAAEIEKGEASDPAIMLYTSGTTGSPKGVVLSHDNLISSSRAYAELEGLRDDDEVLAYLPMAWVGQNVFSFAQPMVVGFRINCPESAETVLTDMREIGPTYYFAPPRVLEGLLTQVTIRMEDAGWVKRRMFQYFMGLARRVGAKILDGSIVGFGDRLLYALGGVLVYGPLRNALGMSRVRVAYTAGEAIGPDLFVFYRSLGVNLKQLYGSTETSVMVCVQPNGTVKPDTVGPPMKGVEVRVAANGEILLKSPGLFVEYYKNPEATREVKDADGWYHTGDAGYFDAGGQLKIIDRAKDVGKLSGGTLFAPKYLENKLKFFPHIKEAVAFGDGKAEATAMINIDMQAVGDWAERRGLPYSGYNDLAAKPQVSELIRECVEKVNADLAADPTLSGSQIHRFVILHKELDADDGELTRTRKVRRGYIGEKYAVIVEALYSGAGSCTVEAQVRFEDGRTGNVRADLLVQDAKTFAPEAGKRAA, from the coding sequence ATGACGGCGATCGGCGTGGAGCGAACCTTTCCCCGCCTCCTGCTGCGCCATGCGCGCGAGCGGGGTGACAAGCCTGCCATCCGCGAGAAGGACCTCGGCATCTGGCAGTCGTGGAGCTGGGCCGAGGTTCGCGACGAGGTCGAGTGGCTCGCATGCGGATTGGCCCAGGCCGGGCTCACGCGCGGGCAGCATCTCGCGGTCATCGGCGCCAACCGGCCGCGCCTGTACTGGGCGCTCTCCGCCGCGCAGGCGCTCGGCGCCATTCCCGTCCCGTTCTACGAGGACGCGCCGTCGAGCGAGATGACCTACGTCTTCCAGGACGCGCAGATCGGCTTCGCGATCGTCGAGGACCAGGAGCAGGCCGACAAGCTCTTCGAGATCCTTCCGCAGTGCCCGCATCTGAAGCGCATCTGGTACGACGAGCCGCGGGGCTTGAAGCACTACGACCAGCCCGAGCTCGCGAGCTACGAGAGCCTGCGCGAGCGCGGCCGGGAATTCGCGAAGGCGAACCCGGCGTTCTTCGCAGCGGAGATCGAGAAGGGCGAGGCGTCCGATCCGGCGATCATGCTGTACACGTCCGGCACGACGGGCAGCCCCAAGGGTGTGGTCCTCTCGCACGACAATCTGATTTCATCGAGCCGTGCGTACGCCGAGCTGGAAGGCCTGCGCGACGACGACGAGGTGCTGGCCTACCTGCCGATGGCCTGGGTGGGCCAGAACGTGTTCTCGTTCGCGCAGCCGATGGTCGTGGGATTCCGCATCAACTGCCCGGAATCCGCCGAGACCGTGCTCACGGATATGCGCGAGATCGGCCCCACGTACTACTTCGCGCCGCCGCGCGTGCTGGAGGGGCTGCTCACGCAGGTCACCATCCGCATGGAAGACGCCGGCTGGGTGAAGCGGCGCATGTTCCAGTACTTCATGGGCCTCGCGCGGCGCGTCGGTGCGAAGATCCTCGACGGCTCGATCGTCGGTTTCGGAGATCGCTTGCTGTATGCACTGGGCGGCGTGCTGGTCTACGGACCGCTGCGCAATGCGCTCGGCATGTCGCGCGTGCGCGTGGCCTACACAGCGGGCGAGGCGATCGGCCCCGACCTCTTCGTGTTCTACCGCTCGCTCGGCGTGAACCTGAAGCAGCTCTACGGCTCGACCGAGACCTCGGTGATGGTGTGCGTGCAGCCCAACGGCACCGTGAAGCCCGACACGGTGGGGCCGCCAATGAAGGGCGTGGAGGTCCGCGTCGCCGCGAACGGCGAGATCCTCCTCAAGAGCCCGGGCCTCTTCGTCGAGTACTACAAGAATCCCGAAGCGACGCGCGAGGTGAAGGATGCGGACGGCTGGTACCACACGGGCGACGCGGGCTACTTCGACGCCGGCGGGCAGCTGAAGATCATCGACCGCGCGAAGGACGTGGGGAAGCTCTCCGGTGGCACGCTCTTCGCGCCCAAGTACCTCGAGAACAAGCTCAAGTTCTTCCCGCACATCAAGGAAGCGGTGGCCTTCGGCGACGGCAAGGCCGAGGCGACGGCCATGATCAACATCGACATGCAGGCCGTCGGCGATTGGGCCGAGCGCCGCGGGCTGCCGTACTCGGGCTACAACGACCTGGCCGCGAAGCCGCAGGTGTCGGAGCTGATCCGCGAATGCGTCGAGAAGGTCAACGCGGACCTCGCGGCCGATCCGACGCTCTCCGGCAGCCAGATCCACCGCTTCGTGATCCTCCACAAGGAGCTGGACGCCGACGACGGCGAGCTCACGCGCACGCGCAAGGTCCGGCGCGGGTACATCGGCGAGAAATACGCGGTGATCGTGGAGGCGCTGTACTCCGGCGCTGGAAGCTGCACCGTCGAAGCCCAGGTTCGATTCGAGGACGGCCGCACGGGCAACGTGCGCGCCGACCTGCTTGTGCAGGACGCGAAGACCTTCGCGCCGGAAGCCGGGAAGCGCGCCGCATGA